Genomic DNA from Setaria italica strain Yugu1 chromosome V, Setaria_italica_v2.0, whole genome shotgun sequence:
AAACGAACCAATCCAACCCAATGCAGTATCACCAACCAATCGATCGATCAATTCTCCTCCTTGTTGTCATCTTGCTCCTTGGCGTCCTTGTCCTCGATGAGCTTGGGCTTCTCCTCAGCCTCGAGCTTGTCCTTCTCGGCCTTGAGCTCCTCGGCCTCCTTGATCCAGAGGTCGGCGAACTCGCAGTCCCTGTATCGCTTGAACCATGGCCCGCCGCAGGTGTAGTGTATGGCCCTGGGGTGCGTGGTCGGGTCAGCGGGGTCGACCTTGTTGTGGCCGACGAGGAAGTTCCAGACGAAGGGCACCTCCCCgatctcgtcgtcgtcgagccaGGCGAAGCGGTGGAGGAATGCGCCGGTCTGGGTGCTGACGGCGTCGGGCGTGAGCGTGGCGACGTTCTTTGGGTGGGCGCAGTTGTAGAGCACCATGGAGGACCAGTTCTTGCGTGGGTACGTCGTCTGGATGGCGCCGTCCATCTTGGTGGCCTCAGCGGGCTCGTACACGTGCTTGAcgcaggcgacggcgaggcggtcggcgtcggcgcccggcgggacggcggcggcgaggagttCGGCGACATCAGCGAGGTAGAGGAAGTCGCAGTCGACGAAGAGTGCCCAGCCGCGGTAGCCGGCGAGGTACGGGGTGAGGAAGCGCGTGAAGGAGAACTCGGTGCTCTCAGTGGGCCCGCGCGCCCGCCAGTAGAGCCCCGCGGCGCGGAGGTCCGACTGGCGGACGGGGCGCACGTCGAGCGGCATGGTGGCGTGCCGGAGCAGGCTGCGGCGGCACACCTCGTACGCCTCGTGCTCCCGCGGGTCGTACCCCACGAACACGCGGAATGGCTCCCCCGCCGACGGCATCAGCGGcgatggcggtggcgccggcgacaTGCTATGAAAAGCACAAGCACACCATGTGAAATAATTCAGCCAAGTCAGCAACAAAAGATTACGGCAGACAAAGCAAGAGTGGAATATCCATCACAAGTTAACTATATCGAGACCACATCATAGATGAATTCACAAATACGAGTACATGCTCCTCAATGTTAAGATCGTACACACTAAATGAACAAGCAAAGTTTGTGCTTCAATCATGATATGCCAACAGAGGCTAAAAGGATTAGCCTTCTGCAGGGACTCTACAATACCAA
This window encodes:
- the LOC101777724 gene encoding protein CDI, with product MSPAPPPSPLMPSAGEPFRVFVGYDPREHEAYEVCRRSLLRHATMPLDVRPVRQSDLRAAGLYWRARGPTESTEFSFTRFLTPYLAGYRGWALFVDCDFLYLADVAELLAAAVPPGADADRLAVACVKHVYEPAEATKMDGAIQTTYPRKNWSSMVLYNCAHPKNVATLTPDAVSTQTGAFLHRFAWLDDDEIGEVPFVWNFLVGHNKVDPADPTTHPRAIHYTCGGPWFKRYRDCEFADLWIKEAEELKAEKDKLEAEEKPKLIEDKDAKEQDDNKEEN